From Caretta caretta isolate rCarCar2 chromosome 3, rCarCar1.hap1, whole genome shotgun sequence, a single genomic window includes:
- the LOC125634901 gene encoding paraneoplastic antigen Ma1 homolog — protein MEPNEIEESLVAAEILGRVKVHTRIYNRKVKGMVALCTYSKEADLDKVPKEVQVGAIPWTILGAEQSPSSVLVSLEMDSLVQELQALMVDEKRTREELILALGGAPTPAAFSVVGWAKELGNALKDALKPAYESAPYKRLHSFSGVSPVSSGEDDYETGRDFMVPLVQEWECSDAEKWKRVLERLRGLALQIVRALKDSQPAATVQDYLTALESVYGSIDSSDDLYYCFCHTYQEPHKQLSDFIRRLEDLLQQVVRKKGIPTKCIDSARLDHICQGTRQDGLMLWQLQLREQAQNPPPFLKLV, from the coding sequence ATGGAACCAAATGAAATTGAGGAGAGCCTAGTTGCAGCTGAAATACTGGGGAGAGTGAAGGTCCACACTCGTATTTACAACCGCAAAGTGAAGGGCATGGTAGCACTATGTACTTACTCCAAGGAAGCAGATCTTGATAAAGTACCCAAAGAGGTGCAAGTAGGAGCTATCCCCTGGACAATTCTGGGGGCAGAGCAGTCCCCTAGTAGTGTGCTCGTGTCACTTGAGATGGATTCTTTAGTGCAGGAATTGCAAGCTCTGATGGTGGATGAGAAGCGGACAAGAGAGGAATTAATTTTGGCATTAGGAGGGGCTCCAACACCCGCAGCATTCAGCGTGGTGGGATGGGCAAAAGAGCTGGGAAACGCTCTCAAAGATGCATTGAAGCCGGCATATGAAAGTGCTCCATACAAGCGGTTACATTCTTTCTCGGGGGTGTCACCTGTATCCTCAGGGGAGGATGATTACGAGACCGGGAGGGATTTTATGGTGCCACTTGTCCAAGAGTGGGAATGCTCTGATGCTGAGAAGTGGAAACGTGTGCTTGAACGTCTGAGGGGACTTGCCCTGCAAATTGTCCGAGCTCTGAAAGATTCCCAACCAGCTGCCACAGTGCAAGACTATTTAACCGCTCTTGAGAGTGTCTACGGTTCTATTGATAGCAGTGATGACCTGTATTATTGTTTCTGCCATACTTATCAGGAGCCCCACAAACAATTGTCGGATTTCATCAGGAGACTAGAGGATTTGCTACAGCAGGTAGTGCGGAAGAAGGGAATTCCCACCAAGTGCATTGATTCCGCTAGGTTAGACCATATCTGTCAGGGCACCCGACAAGATGGGTTAATGTTGTGGCAACTGCAACTGAGGGAGCAGGCCCAAAACCCACCCCCATTCCTCAAGCTCGTTTGA